The genomic segment ATTATAACTTGAAGTTTctccaatataatataatttctgaTAGAAAATGTGTATTCCTAGCAGATCAAGCTAATGTTGTAACATTAGCCACAAAGTGAAACTATACAGggtataataaaactaagtgatactttaggatgtgtacgtgttcctaggATGTCTCGAAGAAGagctcgagcgtcacgagtccccatacaaaagtgaaaaaaattagtctttcagcactgctactttcacagtgaactatctacaaggaacacgtacgcatcctaaggtattatcatagttttgttacaccttgtataagggTTCATGAAAAAAAGATAACTGACATAGAAAAATATCAACACcatttattcaataataatattattttaataataatttattataaaaatttgatCTACGCAAATTATCAACTAAATACTTTTTATGCAACTTCTTTTTGTACTTTACTTATAATTTCTAGATCAACTATACGCCCTACAAACTTCgaactatagtctataataacaattattattatgtaatattatgttatgtatatctggttgaatctgctatttgattgaatgactagcgaattCAGTGAATtaaaccaggggttcccaatctttttcagcctgctgCGTTACACGtcgcaatattttgtcacggcgcggcgccatactctacctagctattagaaaaggctacataaataaacacctttaatgattacctatagataattaatattattgtaatttaattttataatatttgtggatTCAGATGCAGtatcgactcacggcgcggcgcccctcttgcctttccacggcgcaccgaggcgccgcgccgcaccgcagcgcacactttgggaacccctgaattAAACCATTTAATTTACAGTCAAAGACTTAAAGAGTTGGCATTTAGTTTTAACGTTAAACGACTTGGAGAGTAGGcctgtttcaatttaaaagtgTGACATATTATGTAACACGACAGCATGGAcattaaaatcattttgtgtcctTTCAGAAATCTCTGGATTGACCTGACTATCGGAAAAATTCGGTTCTGATCCTGACAAAAAAAACAAGTCAGGACAAAAACAATTTTCTGGACAAAACAAAACCACTGtctttataaaatatgataaaataatacaataataataatattaaaatttaaaacatattttaacactgttaacaataatattatgtttaataaatcTGTAACGAATATAATTTAACTATGACTTTACAGTAAATTATTCTAAAACCTATCAGTAGACTAGAACCTTAATACCCTGTAAGGGTTACTTGTGACGTTAACTGGGTCTAACTATAGCTAAGTCTTACTTAAATAgctggatttttttaaataaaatccttGAAACAATAGTTTAAAAATCACAGAACGCCTAGCATACGAAATCGTGCATTAGAGCTTGGTAACTTGAAATGCGCAAGATTAGTAGCATCAAAACTTGGCGCACTATACGCTATGATAGAAAGTTTCTATTAGAAACACACCAGAATATTTATAGGCAAATGGCAGACCTAacttggtcgagttatgtcaagcgCAGTGCGGAGTGCCAGATCACGACTATAGACTTGCATCAACCCAACTGATTACTTAAGCTAACCATGTATTTGCGAATTACTATAGTACTATAAAACTTACCAGAGTAATTGATTCAATggcagaggggttagtgcgagtttcattcgatcatacgcatcgagcgcgtaaacgcgaatttatatgggatcaaagcagtatccacgttagccagtagatggcgctgctttgatcccatataaattcgcgtttacgtgctcgatgcgcatgatcgaataaaactcgcactaacccctcagaTGGCAGACATAGGTAAATTGGTCATTTTATGTCAAGCCCATCTGCCAGATCACAAGTAACATTGACCATTACTTAATCAATGAGGGTTTTCGATGTTTCATTTTCACCGTAGAGATAAGTAACCGAAGGGTCTTTCGTGTCAAGTATTGTCGTGTCAAACAGACAAGACTATTGATACGAAAAACCCTACGGTTACATGACTCAATCTGGTGcctattgatattatattgaaaaCCATCATTACCGTAGattcgccatctgcctatgaatctgaTAGTGCAATGACGACTGCACAAACGGTCAACAAACTCGCTAACCGCCTTCTACCAAGCTACTTTCTTTCCAGTAAATTGAGACCGACTATTCAATGATATCTCTCCTCTGGTTAGGTTTGGGTACAACAGATATGTTCTCGGCCTGTGTAACGGTATCGGGCAGGTTGGTGTTGAGGGTCTCTGGAGTCAGTAGCATCAGCATACCGGATGTCGCAGCCATGGCTCCGAACACGAGGTAGGGCAGCGAATCCATGTATGCCACCTGTAATCAATGAAATGTAATGATTACAATAGTTTCGTTGTAAAATGCTATTTATGAAATCAGAACTTGTTTTGTTCTGATAACTTAGAAGACATCTGGATCACTAGATCTTTTTAGATGGCGGAACGCGCAACAAATCATATCACTTGCAAGTCTTTAATGATCATGCTAACTTTATGAGCAGTTGTGGTCTTTGCCTGATCCTTTGAATAAACTCATAGGCAGGCCTATTAATTGGGTGGGGCATTTTTGAGGATTATTTGACCCCGCCTCCCCCCTAAGTGAGATTTGAAAAGATTTAGCTTCACACCGTCCCCCCCTTCTAGAACACCtctcataataattaatggGCGCTCCCTTGTATAGTTATCATATAAAATAGCACAAACCAGTAGCGGCGTCTGTGGCGCCACCAGCTGCCCCAGGCGTCCGCAGAACGAGCACACAGCCAGTAACGTGTGTCTGAGCGACGTGGGGTACAGCTCTGACGTGTAGATGTAGATGCTGCTGAACGCCATACTGATGCACAGCTTGCCCAACAGGTTAAGACAGGTCTGCAGCCAGATGATGTCTGAAATggtgatataaataaaaaggaTGATATTAAAGAATGACACTTAAAAGTTGTCTTCGGGAAAAAAAACATCTGATAGTAGTAATACGAGAGAAAGAAAAGAAATGCAGCATCTCTTAGATGGACAAATACTAATCGGGGCTGTGACAGAAAATGAAAAGTTAACATAATGATCTACTTAAACAATATCAAGTATAATTTctttgtttaattaaattaaaacccCTAATTTATGATATCAAAACACAAAAcaatgatttaatacttacGTCCAGGTATAAACGGCAAACAGACTAGAGAGAGTCCACAGATGAAGAAAGCGGACATGATAGAACTCTTCCGACCGAAGCGATCCAAAGTGACGAAGCTCATGAAGTACCCAGGGATCTCGATGAGAGCAGTCAGCATGAAGTTGATGTAGCTATTGCCAGCGAGCGACACAGAGTTGATAGAGAGACCGTAGTAGATGAAGGTAACAGTGATCCACCAGAAGGAACAAACTACCAATCTAATCATTATCACTCGAGACTTCAACACTTGGAGAACAATGGAATCTGTTTTCTTCTTTTCTGGTTCAGTTTCCGGCTTATCTTGCACAATTTCGTCTTCTTCTGTCAGTTGCCTTATCGTTTCTGGCGATAGCTTCTTCTTATTAACTTCTGCCGCTTTGAATATGATTCGTGCCGCTTCCTTCTTATTCCCTTTGCTGAGCAACCATCTCACACTCTCCTCTAGGAAGAAGCAGTAGACGATGAATATAAACGACGGCACATAGAGCACTCTCGTCAATGTTCTCCATTCCGGTACTGCCCAGGCCACCAGGGCGACGAAAGCCTGGCCCAGAGCGAAGGTGCATGATATAATGTTACCACCCAGGACTCGACGCTTGAGCCCGACCATCTCTAGAGCTggaaaattaaataatgaacGTAAGTACTACGGGATTTAAAGATACGTATCTTAAAATCACGAGTAAtaacataaacaatttaaataatgttaaggatttcctttttattaaaagcttttatttaacttataCTGACaaattgttaagtctcgcgacaagcttttattatcatgcaaattgtataatatattgaggttataagttataacttaaagttaaaatattaaaggagaaattttttaactttaagttaaaccttttttcaaaaagttttttgattaaaatttatttatacagaTCACAAACGCCATTTTTCGCCATAATTCAACGCGAAATATACTATTCTCATCATATCACCTTGATGCTCTCTCTTACTTAACTCTTTACTTAACTCTTCCATCgagcgtttttcgcgtaactgcCGCGGACTGTAAAACTCTTGAACGAACTATCATCAGCAGTTTTGCCGGACCAATACCggaaaaccttcaagaagagagcgttctctcttaaaaggccggcagcgcaccttcagctcttctaatgttgggagtgtccatgggcgacggtagttgatttccatcagttgacccgtcTGCTTGTTTTCcccctttttgtaaaaaagaaatccCAAGAGTCGTCTATAAACGCAATATACTTACCAAGAATAAAGCCAGAGCTGTAGACGCCGGCGCCGACAGCGGAGTCCAGGAACTCCAGCGTCACGTACATGACGTAGCTAGTGGAGAACGACCGGATCAGGCCCACCAAAGCCGGCGCCACCGCAGTACCGATCACCGCCACACGACGACCGAACCTGCAAGACCATTGTAGTCACTAGCGGCCTTGTGGGATCGCGTTCAGGACAATCGCCCGGGGCCTCACTCTTGCAGGGCTCTCGCGTCAAGCAAAAGGTCATAagatagcattttatttgaattttggcgATGAGATCCCGAATCCCGTCTCCCGGTATTGGCGGCGGTAGATAGACCGCCAAAGGGCCTCGAAAAGACCTGCCACCCGGGGTCtgcaatgggtaaggccgccactgacTGTAGTATAAGGAATAACGAGAAACGAGAAAAAATAAGAAGATGGATCAAGTGCTGAAGCTTTATAGATCAGAAAATGTCCGTTGGGAAGTGAAATACCCCAGGGTATGCGCCAGTCTCATCCCGATAAGACTGATGGATTGAGTTGATGCcaaaaaaatttggtatggatctttcagcataatcggttcagtggttcgggcgtgaagtggtaacagacagatagtcagatagacagacagacatacaaaagGACCGCCAGACAGTcacacagacagatatactGGACTCACGTATCAGAAATGAATGCGGTGAGTGGCAGTGCGACGAACAGCCCCGCGCTATGCATGGATCCAACCAGCGTACGTCTCCACTCCTCGCAAGCCAGGTCGAACTGAAAagtaaacaattatttattacaaggcGAGTAAACTCAATAAGGGAACAAAAGTGATCATAGAGTGATTCTCATTATAAAACTGCCCTGAAATTTTGTTCTTCCAACTGAAGCATGACCGTAAAGCTGCTTGGAGACAGTGGAGTACCAGCATGGAATAATTGAAATATGCATGCAATTTTAGAAGTGGTTTCACGCCAGTTATTTCAAGTGATAAaagtgtttttgttttgtatatCATGGTACCGTATAATATCTCAatatatgtgccaaatttcatcaaaaccggTCCAGAATTGTTGCGGccttatttttaatgcaaattCCAAACCTTTAATATGTAAATGTCTAAatagaactagagatcgcccaatggtcgaaattcgacctcagtttcaacgacattaggactactacctatattttgtgaaaaaatattgactatcataatattcttttcaactcttgtctctgcgactcagctgatctgagactggccgtgtaagcattgtctaatagtatctaagattcaataaaaaaaaactataatccaatttcaatttgtcaccttgttatcaacagacttcaaccataaataaaagagtttaattcgtatgtaatatgtataggcttgtcactcaaaaatctgtcatcgttcctagtgtgtgtattgtagtgtgtgtaatgttttattcaatgatattctatgttactaacgtaactagattggaagtttacggtagcaacgcgttgccacttcgaagatgcctgcaggcatatctcacatacataatgacataacgaatatatgacttgacattgtcttttgaacaaaaaagtggttacgcatttctgagaatcttttgtaagacattgctactctagtattttagaaactcattggttttatttgttaaaaaaaattatgataaaagcataatttcaaaataatattagctcgatgcactccttcaccatataaactataactatgcaaaatttctttcacctacgtttccccatttttcgttaaaaggtatacaaagtttttggctcacgtattaatatatagatatgcgAAAAAAACTTACCGTATACACCATGCTATCGGTGTTTTGGTAGACCCAGCTGTTGCAGGTCTGCGTGAGTATAGGGTGGAAAGACCCCCGCTCGCAGGTGTCGTTGAGGGGGAGCAGGCGGTCGCAGGACCCCCCGTCCTCAGGGTACGCCCAGGGCCCCCACCCGTTGATCTCGAAGGTCGGGGGGTTGGACTCGCATTCTGGCACCTTGCATCTGGAAATGTTTGAAGGTCTACTTAGCTCTTTAAAGTGTCTCTAAAAAAAAGTTTCTGAAaacttattacttaataatttaaagttattttgttaTCAGTTCCGTGGTTAAGACCATTCTTTCGACTGCATACTCGTATTTTTCGGATCTGCTGTGAAATATTATGCCGCAAAAATTCTTCGTCTAttcgatttaataataattcaccGACCGACGATGTCCGATGACGATTCACTTTCCTCCTAACGGCTAACGCAAAGACTACATTTTTGCGAAGAAAGTGAAAAAGTGGATTTTTTAAGATGGGTCCTAGTCTAGTATCGCCTATATGTATTTATATACCTAAATAGGTAAATTACTAATGAGTACTTATAAATCTATAGCTCATTCTAAAAGTTGTTGCTGGAGAAGAGAAGGATTCTCTTGCACTCTAGGTATGTTCGGACCTTTGCTTGACATGGCATAAAAAATTTACTCAATATCCTATAGAAAAAACTGAACGTCCTACAGAAAAAACTAAACTCAATTGGATGTCCTACATAAAAAGACTTGATTTAATTAGTATTCATTTCATCGTGTGACCTCCAGATTCACACGGATGGTAGTTAAGGTGACGGAGCAGGAAGCGAGCAGTTAGCAGTAAGTGGGACAAGGAGTTATCCTTATTCCGCCATAAAGGACCAGACCGACACACTCACCTCAATTGCAAGGGTTTAGCATTGTTGACAACGTATtcgcagagtagacagaactaatagagtacctcgacttcaaacaaacgggcgaatatacgaGAGTTGGACGCGACTGTCACTTTCAACaaccatacttccatactatctatacttctatactcttagggcctgtttcaccacttcctgataaggtgccggataggcttatttgacagattctccatactacatctgtcaagttaagtggtggatagccttatcaggaactggtgaaacaggccattaatattataaatgcgaaagtgtgtctgtctgtctgtccatccgtctgtctgtctgtctgttacctcttcatgcccaaaccgctgaaccgatgttTCTGAAATTTgttacggagatactttgagtcccgggaaaggacataggatattttttatcccggaaaaatgtacggttcccgcgtggtAAACGAATTTGCAGGAGTCATCTAGTGCTTCATAATGCGttatgtaagccatacacgctacggtctaccggagaggtccacctgcgctgaggtagaccggaatgtgtgtgaGAATAgattttgcgccggtcgcctgcgcaggtccaaaaaactgcacaagtctattcccacacacattccggtctacctgggcaggcatacctgcacaggtggacctctccggtagactgtagcgtgtatggcttacattacGCATTAGgacctgtccacatctccacgtcacgacatcgtcaacgtggaacggtgcggtaacgtggcacggtacgttgatgTAACGTggaaatttacgtcaacgtataACGTTAAATGCATgtcttttttcttctctttctccgtttttaacaatagcagaatacgtattgtgcggtccatatctagatcagcggggctaaaatggtcacatttagcaattcctctcaatcaattcagcaaatgaattgtcaaaactgtcaaactgacaaatgtcaaatcagtacaaaaatgaattgcaagcagagttgcattttgcgattatagaaaaatgaatcatattatgattcatatcatgattcttcaaagcgaccattttagccccgctgtagtgaagaatgtagcagttttacaaggcatggctGATGGCGACGTACAATATTGCTATATCGTGAACGTGATGTGCATTTTACGTAATTTACACGTCACGTAAACGTACCGTCCCACGTatcgttccacgttgacgacgtcgtgacgagGAAATATGGACAGGCCCTTagtacggcgcgcgccggccaATATGTAGTTATGTCAAACGTATAattttcgagatctcttctgagtcggcctactgataccagagtaaacagaactaacttCTCTTTACTCTGGTATTCGTAACTTAAGGGGATTTGAATGCACTGTCGTAATTTGTTATACTGTACTGTCGAGATCTTTATATTGTTATGCTATGAACTGTGTGATGTTTTAATATGATTTAAAGACCTCTCTCGACAATGGGCAAGATTATCTTGTCCGCCAACAATCCTGCCACTTGGCATTTCTATTGacctatcaatccccaagctgcacccggctgtcgcataacaattgaaaatctattgagtctgcgattcccacgcgCTCCTAGTTCTATCCAATTCAGAAATTGGGTGTTTTGAAATCAgagaaaataaaagtaaatgacgTAAGAAAAAACtgtagaaaaataaattatacaatttgATCAGCATTCTTCGGTACTGTAGTAAAAATTATGATCGTAAAGTTAGCTACACTATGTTGCTACAATTATGAATAAGTACgtaaaaaagtgaaaagaaaACAAATCGGGCCCTTTATCTaatacgttttctttatcgcttctttatagaatcgccaatcaaaatgtatagaattgacataagcgttcgataataatatgaagttgacgttcgactcgtctaatgacAATTccatagaaaaaatataaacagacgaacataactATAACGAAGTTTTGGAAGTCACGTAAAAAGTCTTGGCTAGGGGCTGTAGTGTACAAGCTCTGAGAAGGGCCGTTCTTACTGTTTCTTGCATTTTTACTGCATCTTTAAGATCTTCATTACATTCAAATAAtatcttaaggcgaggataaaccccaatttgttattccgtgactcccggtttacctagttccaatataataacaaaatgtttaaaaatatgagatataaagcacaatattcaaaataccttaaaccataaacatttcaataaaacgtaatactttggctgtaattaatttacaaactcacctccgataaaaatctatttttttttttatgaaataaggggggcaaacgagcaaacgggtcacctgatggaaagcaacttccgtcgcccatggacactcgcagcatcagaagagctgcaagtgcgttgccgaccttttaagagggaatagggtaataggggaaggtagggaagagaagggaatagttgagggtatggaagggaatagggtaggggttagggtattgggcctcaggtaaactcactcactcggcgaaacacagcgcaagcactgtttcacgccggttttctgtgagaacgtggtatttatccggtcgagccggcccattcgtgccgaagcatggctctcccacgtatttctcccactatttcatcgaaatataagtattaactaggataattatacattttatttgaataaattgttagtaaatctatattaaaaactccttaaccgaacaattttgtttcttaatattaatttccaaagatatttaaaaaaaaaaccggccaagtgcgagtcggactcgcgcaccgagggttccgtacaaacctgcaaggtttacaaagttcgttcattacgacaatcgagtcataactatggtatttttattgcaaaatgaaattcataacattacaatggggaaagatggaggagcataaatttaagacaaagatctctttatcgtttaagtaatcctttattttatattaacacatatcatttatctataatataactgaaacacttatactagccttgcagcagactatcggcggcggcggcggtcggTCGCGACttgcggtatcaatggttgtacgagtacttttgcgttttgcgtttttgcgttgacttagatttttttttttcacgggttaaaggcaattagatctaagtatttgatatgaatttcaacttgatagctctacgcgttcatgaggaaaaaagtaataagtttatatttattaaaaaatatatattttgtaatgtaactaaaaatttaaggttttcggaatttttcctttatgtgtgctataaaacgttgcttcatgccaaatttcaagattctaggtcgactggaagtaccctttaggttttgattcccttgcgagtacttgcgagtttcaaaatatgcagcttaaattgctgtttcttttgattgcgttgacatagaagtttgattttgttacagcttaaaggtattatagacctgagtatttggtatgaatttcaatttaatacctctacgcgtttatgaggaaatgggtagtaagtttaaaattattaaaaaaccggccaagtgcgagtcggactcgcgcaccgagggttccgtacaaagatctaagtatttgatatgaatttcaacttgatagctctacgcgttcatgaggaaaaaagtaataagtttatatttattaaaaaatatatattttgtaatgtaactaaaaatttaaggttttcggaatttttcctttatgtgtgctataaaacgttgcttcatgccaaatttcaagattctaggtcgactggaagtaccctttaggttttgattcccttgcgagtacttgcgagtttcaaaatatgcagcttaaattgctgtttcttttgattgcgttgacatagaagtttgattttgttacagcttaaaggtattatagacctgagtatttgttacgaatttcaatttaatacctctacgcgtttatgaggaaatgggtagtaagtttaaaattattaaaaaaaaaatattatgtgatgtaactaaaaatttatggttttcgtaatttttcctttatctatgctataagacgttgcttcgtaccaaatttcaagattctgagttcacgggaagcaccctgtaggttttgattcccttgcaagtgtcgaaaatttgcggcataaacggctgtatcttttgattgcgttggcttagaagtttgattttttcacagcttcaagggacagtagacctgagtaattgatataaatttcagcttcatacctccatgcgttcctgagaaaaagggtcttgacagatggacggacggacagacggacaacaaagtgatcctataagggttccgttttttccttttgaggtacggaaccctaaaaatatatattatgtgatgtaactaaaaatttatggttttcgtaatttttcctttatctatgctataagacgttgcttcgtaccaaatttcaagattctgagttcacgggaagcaccctgt from the Aricia agestis chromosome 14, ilAriAges1.1, whole genome shotgun sequence genome contains:
- the LOC121733977 gene encoding organic cation transporter protein-like, with the protein product MKKEVNLDEVLVEVGEFGWYQVRIYGLILLPIFFSAVYSSQYIFAAAAVDYRCKVPECESNPPTFEINGWGPWAYPEDGGSCDRLLPLNDTCERGSFHPILTQTCNSWVYQNTDSMVYTFDLACEEWRRTLVGSMHSAGLFVALPLTAFISDTFGRRVAVIGTAVAPALVGLIRSFSTSYVMYVTLEFLDSAVGAGVYSSGFILALEMVGLKRRVLGGNIISCTFALGQAFVALVAWAVPEWRTLTRVLYVPSFIFIVYCFFLEESVRWLLSKGNKKEAARIIFKAAEVNKKKLSPETIRQLTEEDEIVQDKPETEPEKKKTDSIVLQVLKSRVIMIRLVVCSFWWITVTFIYYGLSINSVSLAGNSYINFMLTALIEIPGYFMSFVTLDRFGRKSSIMSAFFICGLSLVCLPFIPGHIIWLQTCLNLLGKLCISMAFSSIYIYTSELYPTSLRHTLLAVCSFCGRLGQLVAPQTPLLVAYMDSLPYLVFGAMAATSGMLMLLTPETLNTNLPDTVTQAENISVVPKPNQRRDIIE